One Drechmeria coniospora strain ARSEF 6962 chromosome 01, whole genome shotgun sequence genomic region harbors:
- a CDS encoding molybdenum cofactor synthesis domain-containing protein has protein sequence MLPRLSQIARHLSTPPLSSLRSPRGPSAIARMAPSGERNARMIHTAACLVIGDEVLGGKMEPVLTYRKTVDTNSAYMAKWCFSLGINLKRIEVIEDDEGEIVEAVRRLSGSYDFVVTSGGIGPTHDDITYQSIAKAFNLPLKLHEEALERMKRLSKPHPSQPTFSYDDAESPAVKAKLRMVELPTDDSRDLSAQCIFPHDELWVPVSVVNGNVHILPGVPRLFVTLLDGLKPHVLPRLVDPEGKGITRILISTPLAESEVAAYLTHLAAQVEPKGVKVGSYPRWGELRNTVTLVGRDEAFLESLVAEVETNVQGKRVATEGEDDVVVADKDA, from the exons ATGCTCCCGAGGCTGTCCCAGATTGCCAGACAtctctcgacgccgcccttgTCCAGCCTTCGCTCCCCTCGAGGTCCCTCGGCCATTGCGAGAATGGCTCCCTCGGGCGAGCGCAACGCGCGAATGATTCATACGGCCGCCTGCCTCGTCATTGGGGACGAGGTCTTGGGCGGTAAG ATGGAGCCCGTGCTGACGTATCGCAAGACTGTCGAC ACAAACTCGGCATACATGGCCAAGTGGTGTTTCTCTCTCGGAATT AACTTGAAGCGCATCGAAGTCAtcgaggatgacgaaggCGAGATCGTCGAGGCAGTCCGCCGGCTGAGCGGCTCCTACGATTTTGTCGTCACCAG CGGAGGCATCGGTCCGAC GCACGACGACATCACGTACCAGTCGATTGCGAAAGCGTTCAACCTGCCGCTCAAGCTGCACGAGGAGGCGCTCGAGAGGATGAAAAGGCTATCCAAGCCTCATCCGTCGCAGCCAACGTTTAGctacgacgatgccgagtcCCCCGCCGTCAAGGCGAAGCTGAGAATGGTTGAACTGCCAACCGACGACTCTCGGGACTTGAGCGCGCAGTGCATCTTCCCGCACGACGAGCTCTGGGTTCCCGTCTCGGTGGTGAACGGGAACGTGCACATTCTACCGGGCGTGCCCAGGTTGT TCGTGacgctgctcgacggcctgaaACCGCACGTACTTCCCAGGCTCGTCGACCCAGAGGGCAAAGGGATAACGAGAATACTGATATCGACGCCCTTGGCCGAGAGTGAGGTCGCCGCCTATCTCACCCATCTGGCAGCCCAGGTGGAGCCCAAAGGCGTCAAGGTTGGCAGCTATCCTCGCTGGGGCGAGCTGCGAAATACAGTCACTCTCGTGGGCAG AGACGAAGCCTTTCTCGAGAGCCTCGTTGCCGAAGTTGAGACCAATGTCCAGGGCAAGCGCGTCGCGACGGaaggcgaggatgacgtcgTTGTGGCGGACAAGGATGCGTAG
- a CDS encoding GMF family protein — translation MIDKNTHEIRQDEDKTVYKSLEELAEDLPDHSPRYVLLSYPLTMADGRTSVPYVMLYYLPDTCNAAVRMLYAGAKELMRNTSEVGRIFDIESVDDLEQLPTRLASE, via the exons ATGATCGACAAGAACACGCACGAGATCCGCCAAGACGAAGACAAGACGGTGTACAAGTCTCTCGAGGAGCTTGCCGAGGATCTACCGGACCACTCCCCACGCTATGTTCTGCTGAGCTACCCCCTCACCATG gccgacggccggacATCGGTGCCTTACGTCATGCTCTACTACCTTCCCGACACCTgcaacgccgccgtccgaATGCTCTACGCCGGCGCCAAGGAGCTGATGCGGAACACGAGCGAGGTCGGAAGGATTTTCGACATCGAGTcggtcgacgacctcgagcagCTTCCGACGCGGCTGGCATCCGAGTGA
- a CDS encoding ATPases NBP35 → MAPSLEEPEPVADVLANPTRQKPQLVAPEPEHCPGPESQQAGQADSCAGCPNQAICASAPKGPDPDIPLISARLAGVKHKILVLSGKGGVGKSTFTSLLAHAFATNPDSTVGIMDTDICGPSIPKMMGVEHETIHVSGSGWSPVWVMDNLGVMSIQFMLPNRDDAVIWRGPKKNGLIKKFLKDVEWGELDFLLVDTPPGTSDEHLSVNSFLKESGIDGAVVVTTPQEVALLDVRKEIDFCNKAGIRILGLAENMSAFVCPNCTEESQIFRPSTGGGRALAEEMGIKFLGAVPLDPRIRMACDYGESFFDSFPDSPACQAFRKVVTGVAEQLGLDADDVLPDAHV, encoded by the coding sequence ATGGCACCCTCTCTCgaggagccggagccggtggCTGATGTGCTCGCCAACCCGACGAGGCAGAAACCACAGCTCGTGGCGCCGGAGCCCGAGCACTGCCCCGGTCCCGAGTCGCAGCAGGCTGGCCAGGCCGACTCGTGCGCCGGATGCCCGAACCAGGCAATCtgcgcgtcggcgccgaaaGGTCCCGATCCCGACATCCCGCTGATATCCgcacgcctcgccggcgtcaagCACAAGATCCTCGTCCTCAGCGgcaagggcggcgtcggcaagagCACCTTCACCTCGCTGCTGGCGCACGCCTTCGCCACCAACCCGGACAGCACGGTGGGCATCATGGACACGGACATATGCGGACCGAGCATCCCCAAGATGATgggcgtcgagcacgagACGATCCACGTCAGCGGCTCCGGCTGGTCGCCCGTCTGGGTCATGGACAACCTCGGCGTCATGAGCATCCAGTTCATGCTGCCGAACCgagacgacgccgtcatctGGAGGGGCCCCAAGAAGAACGGCCTGATCAAAAAGTTCCTCAAGGACGTCGAGTGGGGCGAGCTGGACTTTCTGCTCGTCGACACGCCCCCGGGCACGAGCGACGAGCATCTCAGCGTCAACTCGTTCCTCAAGGagagcggcatcgacggcgccgtcgtcgtcacaACCCCGCAGGAGGTGGCCCTGCTCGACGTGCGCAAGGAAATAGACTTTTGCAACAAGGCGGGCATCAGGATACTCGGTCTCGCCGAGAACATGAGCGCCTTCGTCTGCCCCAACTGTACCGAGGAGAGCCAGATCTTTCGACCgagcaccggcggcggcagggccctcgccgaggagatggGCATCAAGTTTCTCGGCGCCGTGCCGCTCGACCCGAGGATTCGGATGGCGTGCGACTACGGCGAGAGTTTTTTCGACTCGTTCCCCGACAGCCCGGCATGCCAGGCCTTCAGGAAGGTGGTCACGGGCGTCGCGGAACAGCTGGGActggatgccgacgacgtcttgCCGGATGCCCATGTATAG
- a CDS encoding deoxyhypusine hydroxylase, producing MENASVASLRETLCSEETALAVRFRALFSLKHVATTAESSSAIAAVEAIAAAFSSPSALLKHELAYCLGQTKNDAAIQPLRRVLSDLQEDPMCRHEAAEALGALGKAENLQLLRHFRDREGEEVVVTETCEIAIDRIEWENSKERLQENDFASIDPAPPMPESERSVDELEKTMLDVQQPLFMRYRAMFALRDLASPPDCHTAVPAVLALAKGFKDESALFRHEIAFVFGQLSHPASIPALTGALSDVNEASMVRHEAAEALGSLGGEEGVEDILKAFLQDKETVVRESVIVALDMADYEKSADAEYALIPEAASAAAS from the exons ATGGAAAACGCCTCGGTTGCGAGTCTGCGAGAGACTCTCTGCTCCGAAGAgaccgccctcgccgtccgcttCCGAGCTCTCTTCTCCCTCAAGCacgtggcgacgacggccgagtctagctccgccatcgccgccgtcgaggccatcgccgccgccttctcttCGCCGTCTGCCTTGCTCAAGCACGAGCTGGCCTACTGCTTGGGGCAAACGAAAAACGATGCCGCAATCCAGCCTCTGCGCCGGGTTCTGTCCGACCTTCAAGAGGACCCCATGTGCAggcacgaggccgccgaggctctGGGCGCGCTGGGCAAGGCCGAAAACCTCCAACTCCTCCGGCACTTTCGCGATCGCGAGGGCGAAGAGGTTGTCGTGACCGAGACGTGTGAAATTGCCATCGACCGCATAGAGTGGGAAAACTCCAAGGAGAGGCTGCAGGAAAA TGACTTTGCCTCCATCGACCCCGCCCCCCCCATGCCCGAGTCCGAAaggagcgtcgacgagctcgagaagaCAATGCTCGACGTTCAGCAGCCGCTCTTCATGCGGTACCGAGCCATGTTCGCTCTGCGCgacctcgcctcgccgccagACTGCCACACCGCCGTGcctgccgtcctcgccctggCCAAAGGTTTCAAGGACGAGTCGGCCCTCTTCCGTCACGAGATCGCCTTCGTCTTCGGCCAGCTGTCGCATCCTGCCTCCATCCCCGCGCTGACGGGAGCCCTGAGCGACGTCAACGAAGCGAGCATGGTCAggcacgaggccgccgaggcgctgGGCAGCTTGGGCGGGGAGGAGGGTGTCGAGGACATCTTGAAGGCCTTTCTTCAAGACAAGGAGACCGTCGTTCGGGAgagcgtcatcgtcgccctcgacatgGCAGACTATGAGAAgagcgccgacgccgagtaCGCGTTGATCCCGGAAgccgccagcgccgccgcTTCGTAG
- a CDS encoding sister chromatid cohesion protein Mis4 — MAHAQYHNANGPRNGAGVAHDPASLQSISRPLTLQESLPFSPQTSTVPFLPDIIPNPSLGSGSPAMTITDLFPRDEFDKLNSESANQPQGSRVLKQTTDYVLHNLKPSQRTHYKFPTVPAAASTAGAGNSLAQGLSPLTKSVYDRVGSFFKSTKSNTSTPKLSNGDPPLPAKVTGDDASSRSSLPPQPHDGLPEAHASQKSPSVRIEVAIPSKRTFDPTSYLDTTGVDELQEHTPKSAGVAAAQASQQSPATPNQPSSSSFSVELPPVSIKRDEYLPIADAPDASILSTRRTDGQNPTDSQGFAVTSLDQRQRGEASLDALDSLMRTVFTAVGDALAHQPGSEHVVTLTTDQEPTMTAAMQQKMHGAIQKVIGLKCFHCVPLEGLVQVMKLSEAGLKQVDGLEIRADEGWDEAAVETWVQQLPEVETALKAARTCLRVLSGGREDRQLYSEAVINRCVSLFKCVTEDFIMPLVELRNSGPTAGLFRMVHKHKKVVASVFVCCQKFSSVLAELVTRITLSESVINTLEFSASKLIFVENAYFERDSAIGVQRFDGIRSAAMGMLSQIFLIRPEQRQGIIDDILTSLEKLPVGKQSSRQFKLSDGGSIQPVSALIMRLVQASSGRVDSNDAGGREAVLRSIDGDEDAEGEEVLSQKRIQAIPTITSEEQGAEQHAVAIQELEAATAPLNDSASRNASYVINFIVKRAIGSTKSGDTPYRNLLDLFVEDFTTCLDLPDWPSAELLLRLLMVMMVQLFEAGKTAAPAKNMALELLGSMSAAISRLRSHVKRTATSSLEGGEAGGLSPYLSDLAAHVLEQKSQVEQMVAWSGPYRATLEYLQDRCVEDHHLSSAVSYLITDWASKIHSGYDSIQEDDSERDQELGRLAYRLRMMVDDRKWLANEYSFKAVTASQAKFAFSILLLRSPLCESFGKILDILLGSMASDQATVRSKSLKSINQVLETDPSILDGDSTVIQLILDCSSDSSTQVRDSALGLLGNCIGMRPALEPSLTPKIIDRFQDAGVGVRKRAMKLARDIYLRNRNKGLRSAIASGLLRRVQDPDEGVRDLARQMIEEIWFAPFYSNENTAAFETALTEHVSLIIQTVKTGTVTEILDKVFQTILRPHNKSLEGPFAVCSRLVGIMFGLIDDPDSEDTTIPTGRDALQVLTIFAKADPKLFNFEQIRLLKPQLASFTGRDELSAFRAVTIIYKRVLPQLPAVHSEFLAEVRLQLLKSIGKISSRGALDDLIACAHTVCELLNDFNPLANLVASSLMGTQKLSKVPLDGKRLNHLAAYAIIVGSVGKHCDLDKQLRIFKEKFPRWQGDSVPRLIIDILSPFTVPSQPLEARKAGIEAIGLVCQSWPRNYVLAKVYTAFQQVFQDRVPMLETMILRSFKEFLLTEERRSEAGADGGEGKKKELTVMGGTSFDDVASATTQRFLGNITRIALGSQDEHAFLAMEVLGSINRQGLTHPKETGVTLITLETSANRKIAELAFTEHRSLHEKHETVLEREYIKAVQAAYNYQRDVVKDSHGATTDPFQPKLHLLMEVLKISKMKNRQRFLEKLCNQVDFDLGTLDSTGDVPPHMEFSRFVVENLAFIEYQTVGELQTVVGTMEKIVAGTGATVAQAIESDIFHVRLDLDELDDGQPAASGEATVAATVDGQPGHRRLDDSSAQRLRQLTTASIVLLLLWETRTHIRKLYGMGTSRHDSKAKALAKDLNRTPTKVQGVHGDKLWDELSSHMSGLRSEGSMGQKCKAFVELMSIDKEFKVADEDEEMEASTPSGGEGDDDAADRGRKRKGGAPPGGRRKRARSGSQARKRGRPRKQSVDMSEDAELDGDWI; from the exons ATGGCACACGCGCAGTATCACAATGCGAATGGCCCCAGAAATGGAGCCGGCGTTGCTCATGATCCAGCTTCCCTCCAGTCCATCTCACGCCCACTCACCTTGCAGGAGTCCTTGCCCTTCTCTCCTCAGACATCAACCGTTCCTTTCCTCCCAG ATATCATACCGAACCCGAGCCTCGGGTCCGGCTCGCCGGCCATGACCATCACCGATCTATTCCCCCGAGACGAGTTCGACAAGTTGAACAGCGAGTCTGCCAACCAGCCGCAAGGGTCTCGCGTGTTGAAGCAGACAACCGACTATGTGTTGCACAATTTGAAGCCTTCACAACGGACACACTA CAAGTTTCCCACGGTGCCCGCCGCAGCTTccaccgccggcgccggcaacaGTCTTGCGCAAGGCCTCTCGCCGTTGACTAAAAGCGTATATGATAGAGTGGGAAGTTTCTTCAAGTCGACAAAGTCCAACACGTCCACCCCCAAGCTCTCGAATGGCGACCCACCCTTGCCTGCAAAGGTCACGGGAGATGATGCCTCATCAAGATCCAGCCTCCCGCCGCAACCGCACGACGGTCTCCCGGAAGCCCACGCTTCACAAAAATCACCGTCAGTCAGGATAGAGGTGGCGATTCCCTCGAAGAGGACCTTCGACCCGACATCCTACCTCGATACCACGGGAGTCGACGAGTTGCAGGAGCACACTCCCAAAtctgccggcgtcgccgcggcaCAGGCTTCGCAGCAGTCCCCTGCGACGCCAAATCAACCCTCTTCATCATCTTTCAGCGTCGAGCTGCCTCCCGTGAGCATAAAGAGGGATGAGTACCTGCCGATTGCCGATGCGCCCGATGCCTCGATCCTCTCGACGCGGCGAACTGACGGTCAGAACCCCACCGACAGTCAAGGCTTCGCCGTCACAAGTCTTGACCAGCGCCAGAGAGGAGAGGCGTCCCTGGATGCGCTCGACTCGCTCATGCGCACCGTCTTCACCGCCGTCGGAGATGCGCTGGCGCACCAACCTGGGTCGGAGCATGTCGTGACGTTGACGACCGACCAGGAGCCCACCATGACCGCCGCCATGCAGCAGAAGATGCATGGCGCCATCCAAAAGGTCATCGGGCTCAAATGCTTTCACTGCGTTCCGCTGGAAGGACTCGTCCAGGTCATGAAGCTCAGCGAGGCCGGTCTGAAGCAAGTCGACGGGCTAGAAATCCGCGCCGACGAAGGCTGggacgaagccgccgtcgagacctGGGTCCAACAGCTGCCCGAAGTCGAGACGGCCCTCAAGGCGGCGCGAACCTGCCTGCGCGTGCTCTCCGGCGGCCGGGAAGACAGGCAGCTGTATTCCGAGGCGGTCATCAACCGGTGCGTCTCCCTCTTCAAGTGCGTCACGGAAGACTTCATCATGCCGTTGGTCGAGCTGCGCAACTCGGGTCCGACCGCCGGCCTCTTCCGGATGGTGCACAAGCACAAAAAGGTCGTCGCCTCCGTCTTTGTCTGCTGCCAAAAGTTCTCTTCCGTTCTTGCCGAGCTCGTCACGAGGATCACGCTCTCCGAGTCGGTCATCAACACGCTGGAGTTTAGCGCATCCAAGCTCATCTTTGTCGAGAATGCCTATTTCGAGAGAGACTCGGCCATTGGCGTTCAGAGGTTTGACGGCATCCGgtcggccgccatgggcATGCTCAGTCAGATTTTCTTGATCAGACCGGAGCAGAGGCAAggcatcatcgacgacatcTTGACTTCCCTCGAGAAGCTCCCTGTTGGAAAGCAGAGCTCTCGACAGTTCAAATTATCCGATGGCGGTAGCATCCAGCCCGTCTCCGCCCTCATCATGCGCTTGGTTCAAGCGAGCTCCGGCAGGGTCGACAGCaatgacgccggcggccgcgaaGCCGTTCTCcgcagcatcgacggcgatgaggatgCCGAAGGCGAGGAGGTGCTATCCCAGAAGCGAATCCAGGCCATCCCTACCATTACGAGCGAGGAGCAGGGCGCGGAGCAGCACGCGGTTGCCATCCAAGAGCTGGAAGCCGCCACGGCCCCCCTCAACGACTCGGCAAGCCGCAACGCGTCCTACGTCATCAACTTCATCGTCAAGCGTGCCATCGGCTCCACAAAGTCTGGCGACACGCCCTACCGcaacctcctcgacctcttCGTCGAAGATTTTACGACGTGCCTGGATTTGCCGGattggccgtcggccgagctgctcctccGCCTTTTGATGGTCATGATGGTGCAGCTCTTCGAGGCGGGTAAAACCGCCGCACCAGCCAAGAACATGGCGCTGGAACTGCTCGGCTCCATGAGCGCTGCCATCTCTCGCCTCCGATCGCACGTGAAGCGAACGGCCACCAGCTCCCTCGAGGgaggcgaagccggcggGCTGTCTCCATACCTCTCCGACTTGGCAGCACATGTCCTCGAGCAGAAGAGCCAGGTGGAGCAGATGGTTGCGTGGTCCGGGCCGTATCGCGCAACGTTGGAGTACCTTCAAGATCGCTGCGTCGAGGATCATCATCTGTCCAGCGCCGTCTCCTACCTCATCACGGACTGGGCGAGCAAAATCCACAGCGGTTACGACTCCATCCAGGAGGACGACAGCGAGCGAGACCAGGAACTAGGTCGCTTGGCCTATCGCCTCCGCATGATGGTCGACGACAGGAAGTGGCTCGCCAACGAGTACTCTTTCaaggccgtgacggcgagcCAGGCCAAGTTTGCCTTCTCCATCCTCCTGCTGCGATCGCCTCTCTGCGAGTCGTTTGGGAAAATACTGGACATTCTGCTGGGTTCCATGGCGAGCGACCAGGCGACGGTTCGAAGCAAGAGCCTCAAGAGCATCAACCAAGTTCTCGAGACGGACCCCTCCATATTGGACGGCGACTCGACGGTGATCCAGCTCATATTGGATTGTTCGAGTGACTCGTCGACACAAGTCAGAGACTCGGCCCTCGGCTTGTTGGGCAACTGCATCGGCATGCGACCGGCGCTGGAGCCGTCGTTGACGCCGAAGATCATCGACAGGTTTcaggacgccggcgtcggggtgAGAAAGAGAGCGATGAAGCTCGCTCGAGACATCTACCTTCGCAATCGAAACAAGGGCTTGCGAAGCGCCATAGCCAGCGGCTTGCTCCGCCGCGTCCAGGATCCGGACGAAGGCGTGCGCGATCTTGCTAGGCAGATGATAGAAGAGATCTGGTTCGCGCCCTTTTACTCCAACGAAAATACCGCCGCCTTCGAGACGGCCCTCACGGAGCATGTCTCCCTCATCATTCAGACGGTGAAGACGGGCACGGTGACGGAAATCCTCGACAAGGTCTTCCAGACGATACTGAGGCCCCATAACAAGTCCCTGGAAGGACCGTTTGCCGTCTGCTCACGGCTGGTTGGCATCATGTTTGGGCTCATAGATGACCCAGACTCCGAAGACACGACGATTCCCACCGGGCGCGATGCGCTCCAAGTTCTCACCATCTTCGCCAAGGCCGATCCGAAGCTTTTCAATTTCGAGCAGATTCGGCTCCTCAAGCCGCAGTTGGCCAGCTTCACGGGCCGCGACGAGCTCTCGGCCTTCCGAGCCGTGACCATCATCTACAAGCGAGTGCTCCCTCAGCTGCCGGCGGTGCACTCCGAATTCCTTGCCGAAGTTCGACTGCAGCTTCTGAAGAGCATCGGCAAGATTTCCTCCCGCGGAGCGTTGGACGACCTCATCGCGTGCGCCCACACCGTCTGCGAACTCCTCAACGACTTCAACCCCTTGGCCAACCTCGTGGCTTCGAGCCTGATGGGCACCCAGAAGTTGAGCAAGGTGCCGCTGGACGGCAAGCGGTTGAATCATCTCGCCGCGTACGCCATCATCGTGGGGAGTGTCGGGAAGCATTGCGACCTGGACAAGCAGCTGCGCATATTCAAGGAAAAGTTTCCGCGATGGCAGGGCGATTCCGTTCCCCGGCTGATCATCGACATCCTCTCGCCGTTCACGGTGCCCTCGCAGCCGCTGGAAGCTCGaaaggccggcatcgaggccatcggGCTCGTGTGCCAGTCGTGGCCTCGAAACTACGTGCTGGCCAAGGTCTACACGGCCTTCCAGCAGGTGTTCCAGGACCGAGTGCCGATGCTGGAGACGATGATCCTCCGGTCCTTCAAGGAGTTTCTCCTGACGGAGGAAAGACGATCGGAGGCgggagccgacggcggcgaaggcaagaagaaggagcTCACGGTGATGGGCGGGACGTCGTTTGACGACGTCGCGAGCGCCACGACGCAGCGATTCCTGGGAAACATTACGAGAATCGCGCTGGGAAGCCAAGACGAGCATGCGTTCCTCGCCATGGAAGTTCTGGGCAGCATCAACCGGCAAGGGCTGACCCACCCGAAGGAGACGGGGGTGACGCTCATCACGCTGGAGACGTCGGCCAACCGGAAGATTGCCGAGCTCGCCTTCACGGAGCATCGGTCGCTGCACGAGAAGCACGAGACTGTGCTGGAGCGGGAGTACATCAAGGCGGTCCAGGCGGCGTACAACTACCAACGAGACGTCGTGAAGGACTCGCAcggcgcgacgacggaccCGTTCCAGCCCAAGCTTCACCTGCTGATGGAGGTGCTCAAGATCAGCAAGATGAAGAATCGGCAGCGGTTCCTGGAGAAGCTGTGCAACCAGGTCGACTTCGACCTCGGCACGCTCGACAGCACGGGCGACGTGCCACCGCACATGGAGTTCTcacgcttcgtcgtcgagaacTTGGCCTTTATCGAGTATCAGACGGTCGGCGAGCTGCAGACGGTCGTCGGCACCATGGAAAAGATCGTGGCAGGCACCGGCGCGACGGTGGCGCAGGCCATCGAGTCGGACATCTTTCACGTTCGCTTGGACCtggacgagctggacgacgggcagccggcggcctcgggcgaggcgacggtggcggccaCGGTGGACGGCCAGcccggccatcggcggctcGACGACTCCAGCGCGCAAAGGCTGCGGCAGctcacgacggcgtcgatcgtcctgctcctgctgTGGGAGACGCGGACGCACATCCGCAAGCTCTACGGCATGGGCACGAGTCGGCACGAcagcaaggccaaggcgctcGCGAAGGACCTCAACAGGACGCCGACCAAGGTGCAGGGCGTGCACGGGGACAAGCTCTGGGACGAGCTGTCGTCCCACATGAGCGGGCTGCGGAGCGAGGGGAGCATGGGGCAGAAGTGCAAGGCGTTTGTCGAGCTCATGAGCATCGACAAGGAGTTcaaggtggccgacgaggacgaggagatggaggcgtcgacgccgagcggcggggagggcgacgacgacgccgcggaTCGAGGCAGGAAGAGGAAGGGCGGTGCCCCCCCTGGCGGTCGCAGGAAGCGCGCGCGGTCCGGCTCGCAGGCGCGTAAACGGGGACGGCCGCGCAAGCAGAGCGTGGACATGagcgaggacgccgagctcgacggggACTGGATCTAA
- a CDS encoding putative calcium proton exchanger protein → MLDNQFRNKRQAHTVSRSSYEQAWNPFRHVAWGQRHGRAETWNAGHEEQEQPGGERLSHAATAPTSSSTATANNSTDPPAAAAMLGAAGPGGETGPSAPRFSGTGAEDEAMATRSVDEGIGAGSRAGSLRNRRPDAAALDSTPGDGDAKDGKKQKKNYQNGIIRHVYPTEPFTVANQLQRTFLNSWINVLLFAAPVGIALAQVSSVDKKIVFVINFIAIIPLAAMLGFATEEIALRTGETLGGLLNATFGNAVELIVALIALIDNKISIVKTSLIGSILSNLLLVMGCCFFFGGLRRSEQFFNTTVAQTAASLLALAAASVIVPTVFDSVQDTPLNKVAALSRGTAVILLVVYAAYLFFQLKTHQAVFSESSQKVPAKPWKSGVKPGAVKQGFAMPGSLMGHALPDQSENERLSKMLMTTPRINKDGHVVEDDEDEEPQLNFIVALCTLAGSTVVIAFCAEYMVDAIDAITRDGSLSVEFVGLILLPIVGNAAEHATAVTVAIKDKMDLAIGVAIGSSMQVALFLIPLLVVVGWGMGKDEMNLSFDNFQVAVMFVSVLLTNYLIGDGKSHWLEGFLLICLYAIIAVCSFCMLLRSQSTPHPRLLTDCMIDYPDSQTGGF, encoded by the coding sequence ATGCTAGACAATCAATTTCGAAACAAGCGCCAGGCGCATACCGTCAGCCGCTCGAGTTACGAACAAGCCTGGAACCCTTTCCGACACGTCGCCTGGGGGCAGAGGCACGGCCGGGCGGAGACGTGGAACGCCGGAcacgaggagcaggagcagcccggcggcgagcgtctcTCACACGCCGCCACGGCACCgacatcgtcatcgacggccacggccaacAACTCGACCGACCcgcccgccgcagccgccatgctcggcgccgccggtccTGGTGGGGAGACGGGGCCATCGGCACCCCGGTTCAGCGGAActggcgccgaggatgaggcgATGGCCACGAGATCTGTCGACGAAGGCATCGGTGCCGGGTCCCGGGCCGGGTCCCTGCGAAACAGGAGGCCCGACGCCGCGGCCCTCGACAGCACgcccggcgatggcgatgccaaGGATGGCAAGAAGCAGAAGAAGAACTACCAGAACGGCATCATCCGTCATGTCTATCCGACGGAGCCCTTCACCGTCGCCAACCAGTTGCAGCGGACCTTTCTCAACTCGTGGATCAACGTGCTGCTCTTCGCCGCCcccgtcggcatcgctcTCGCCCAGGTGAGCTCGGTGGACAAAAAGatcgtcttcgtcatcaacttcatcgccatcatcccCTTGGCTGCCATGCTCGGCTTCGCCACCGAGGAAATCGCCCTCCGAACGGGAGAGACGCTCGGTGGACTCCTCAACGCCACCTTTggcaacgccgtcgagctcatcgtcgccctcatcgCCCTCATAGACAACAAGATCAGCATCGTCAAGACCTCCCTCATCGGGTCCATCCTCTCCAacctgctgctcgtcatGGGCTGCTGCTTCTTCTTTGGCGGCCTACGACGATCCGAGCAGTTCTTCAACACCACCGTCGCCCAAaccgccgcctccctgctcgccctcgccgccgcctccgtcatCGTCCCCACCGTCTTTGACTCCGTCCAGGATACGCCCCTGAACAAGGTCGCCGCCCTGTCGCGAGGCACcgccgtcatcctcctcgtcgtctacGCCGCCTACCTCTTCTTCCAGCTCAAGACCCATCAAGCCGTCTTCAGCGAGTCGAGTCAAAAAGTGCCCGCGAAGCCCTGGAAATCGGGCGTCAAGCCCGGCGCGGTCAAGCAGGGATTTGCAATGCCGGGATCGCTCATGGGTCACGCCTTGCCCGACCAGAGCGAGAATGAACGGTTGTCCAAGATGCTCATGACCACGCCGCGCATCAACAAGGATGGCCACGTCgtggaggatgacgaggacgaggagccgCAGCTCAATTTCATCGTTGCCCTCTGCACCTTGGCCGGCTCCACCGTGGTCATCGCCTTTTGCGCCGAGTACAtggtcgacgccatcgatgCCATCACCCGCGACGGCTCCTTGTCTGTCGAGTTTGTCGGTCTCATCCTTTTGCCCATCGTCGGGAACGCGGCCGAGcacgcgacggccgtcaccGTTGCCATCAAGGACAAGATGgacctcgccatcggcgttGCCATCGGCTCTAGCATGCAGGTCGCCCTGTTCCTCATCcccctgctcgtcgtcgtcggctggggCATGGGCAAGGACGAAATGAACCTGAGTTTCGACAATTTCCAGGTCGCCGTCATGTTTGTCTCCGTCTTGTTGACCAACTACCTCATTGGCGACGGAAAGAGCCACTGGCTCGAGGGCTTCTTGCTCATCTGCCTCtacgccatcatcgccgttTGCTCCTTTTGTATGTTGCTTCGTTCGCAATCCACCCCTCACCCTCGGCTGCTAACTGACTGCATGATAGACTATCCCGATTCACAAACGGGCGGCTTTTAA